From Drosophila nasuta strain 15112-1781.00 chromosome X, ASM2355853v1, whole genome shotgun sequence, one genomic window encodes:
- the LOC132796306 gene encoding uncharacterized protein LOC132796306, which yields MSDVLKTDKWIKFFRVYGRLPALWKVTDEGYKSKRAKIEGYKKLLKSYRKIYRGANVDKMRRKINRIRCSFHRELRKVKLSELSARSKDDVYEPKLWYFKELSFLRNDIPYMAIEIAEDTSDVVWENEATDEEVIEIEPISIDINPIAINTACPEPVAPVAPLAPRAEQPEVVDHQKLEEAKIFAEGWAISYCKLDAHNGMLAKKAIEEIFVLGQLKKLQYNSVMMP from the exons ATGAGTGATGTACTGAAGACGGACAAATGGATAAAGTTCTTTAGAGTTTACGGTCGACTACCTGCTCTCTGGAAGGTCACCGATGAGGGCTACAAAAGCAAACGTGCAAAGATAGAAGGATATAAAAAACTCCTAAAAAGCTACCGGAAGATCTACCGCGGTGCGAATGTGGACAAAATGCGACGCAAAATAAATCGCATACGATGTAGTTTTCATCGCGAGCTGCGTAAAGTGAAGCTCAGTGAATTATCTGCCAGGAGTAAAGATGACGTCTATGAACCAAAATTGTGGTATTTCAAAGAGTTAAGCTTCCTGCGCAATGATATCCCGTACATGGCAATCGAAATCGCGGAGGACACAAGCGACGTGGTCTGGGAAAATGAGGCAACTGACGAAGAGGTGATTGAA ATTGAACCCATATCAATAGACATCAACCCGATAGCAATCAATACTGCTTGTCCAGAGCCCGTAGCACCCGTAGCTCCCTTAGCACCTCGAGCGGAGCAGCCGGAAGTAGTAGATCATCAGAAACTCGAAGAGGCCAAAATCTTTGCCGAGGGCTGGGCAATTTCCTATTGCAAGTTGGATGCACACAATGGCATGCTGGCCAAGAAGGCGATCGAGGAGATCTTTGTGTTGGGACAGCTCAAAAAGTTGCAGTACAATTCTGTAATGATGCcataa
- the LOC132795806 gene encoding uncharacterized protein LOC132795806 isoform X2 encodes MRKRDIIRLWNQVVDQTGIDKYTDRQWQEIYEEFLKSMYDNNEPYISVQSVEKLVDELEENMEISKSLNTSSDIDDEPLSALQNRLKDKIKVEPIIPLRRSTPRCVVDNNNFNQQLADIKFKSKQRQMHFQTEMAKHKDNDDLLMLGTSPKQEKAQTKKINKQ; translated from the exons atGCGTAAACGTGACATTATTCGCCTTTGGAATCAGGTTGTGGACCAAACGGGCATCGACAAATACACGGACAGACAGTGGCAGGAAATTTACGAAGAATTCCTGAAATCCATGTACGATAATAATGAACCTTATATAAGTGTTCAAAGT GTGGAAAAGTTAGTGGATGAGCTTGAGGAGAATATGGAAATTTCAAAAAGTTTGAATACAAGCTCCGATATAGATGATGAACCGCTGTCGGCATTACAAAATCGTCTGAAAGATAAAATCAAAGTGGAGCCAATAATTCCGTTAAGAAGATCCACGCCACGATGTGTGGttgacaataataattttaatcaGCAGTTGGCggatattaaatttaaatcgaaGCAGCGGCAGATGCATTTCCAAACAGAGATGGCAAAGCACAAGGATAAT GACGATCTTTTAATGTTAGGCACAAGCCCCAAACAGGAAAAGgctcaaacaaaaaaaatcaacaaacaataa
- the LOC132795806 gene encoding uncharacterized protein LOC132795806 isoform X1 yields MRTQTKLTIEKGDHKIDKNEKRQVPGKSNLDKLKSKPPRIRRAKSKAVFVSASVEFIGNQFFLLPQIMAPTAHMPPSAINLTRGPTMNNTSSTEEAVTLEVVEAEDLSSLMIVIEKEPVNVDKNADQENVDFNQLLTNDESLDVDIFNSTQYLDNFAIELNDLFMSSEAATNSLATNFNLLEQNTMLDDELNLTLESIEILQNNIHSMEISRTMLQNDLYLTSETGSENASIEHDLNLTNLADNIALVEQDNLKTTIQQNKNNDKTPLEQDALLQDELNFEIDSDDVLSLSTSWDGGMDDNDERNSIVNKMDRNESDIAASIVDSMSPLTALTTTAVSPEATAHPATNAVETNISLNDLRSFRIPKKTNNPKL; encoded by the coding sequence ATGCGCACACAAACTAAGCTCACAATTGAAAAAGGGGACCATAAGATTGATAAAAATGAGAAACGACAAGTGCCTGGCAAATCTAATTTAGACAAATTAAAGTCTAAGCCGCCTCGAATTAGGCGAGCGAAATCAAAGGCAGTATTTGTTAGTGCTTCAGTTGAGTTCATAGGAaatcagttttttttgttaccaCAGATAATGGCACCGACTGCTCACATGCCACCCTCAGCCATAAATTTGACGCGAGGGCCAACTATGAACAATACTTCAAGCACAGAAGAAGCTGTAACTCTAGAAGTTGTTGAAGCGGAAGATCTCAGTAGTCTAATGATAGTGATAGAAAAAGAACCTGTTAATGTTGACAAAAATGCTGACCAAGAAAATGTTGATTTCAATCAATTGTTGACCAATGATGAATCTCTTGATGTTGATATATTCAATTCAACACAATATCTTGACAATTTCGCAATcgaattaaatgatttatttatgtctTCGGAGGCAGCTACAAACAGCTTAGCAACgaactttaatttattagaaCAGAATACAATGTTAGACGATGAGCTTAACTTAACACTGGAATCCATAGAAATATTGCAGAATAATATCCACTCAATGGAAATAAGTCGAACGATGCTACAAAATGATCTATATTTGACCTCGGAGACAGGATCAGAAAATGCATCGATAGAACATGATCTCAACTTGACAAACTTAGCAGATAATATTGCTTTGGTCGAGCAAGACAATCTTAAAACGACAATACAACAGAATAAGAATAATGACAAAACTCCCTTAGAGCAGGACGCGTTATTGCAAGATGAACTTAATTTTGAAATCGACTCGGACGATGTCCTTTCATTGAGCACTTCCTGGGATGGCGGCATGGACGACAATGATGAGCGAAATTCAATTGTGAATAAAATGGATAGGAATGAATCAGATATTGCTGCTTCAATTGTTGACTCTATGAGTCCATTGACAGCACTTACTACGACTGCTGTTAGTCCAGAAGCTACAGCTCATCCGGCAACTAATGCTGTAGAAACCAACATATCACTTAATGACTTGCGCAGCTTTCGTATTCccaagaaaacaaataatccAAAGTTGTAG
- the LOC132795382 gene encoding ATP-dependent RNA helicase DDX47-like produces the protein MIFLSNKYQTVDQLQQYYLFIPVKYKDVYLVHILNELAGNSFMIFYSTCNNTVKTALMLRALGLAAIPLHGQMSQNKRLAALNKFKAKNRSILIFTDVASRGLDIPHVDVVVNFDIPTHSTHIHRVGRTARAGRSGQAITMVSQYDIELYQRIEHLLGKQLPLYKCEEDEVMALQERVAEAQRTAKLELKDLEDSKGYKGGKGGGTKRSAAGGDHDDSEQFTGARKRMKPMGKGGNNKKNWNRGKKRN, from the coding sequence atgATATTTCTCTCCAACAAATATCAAACTGTCGATCAGCTACAGCAATATTATCTATTTATACCTGTAAAATACAAAGACGTCTATCTGGTGCACATCCTCAACGAGCTGGCTGGCAACAGTTTCATGATCTTCTACAGCACTTGCAACAACACTGTGAAGACTGCCTTGATGTTGCGAGCTCTGGGCTTAGCTGCGATTCCGTTGCATGGACAGATGTCGCAGAACAAACGCTTGGCAGCGCTCAACAAATTTAAGGCGAAAAATCGTTCGATTTTGATATTCACCGATGTTGCCTCACGTGGTCTTGACATTCCCCATGTGGATGTGGTGGTTAACTTTGATATACCCACGCACAGTACCCACATACATCGTGTGGGACGCACAGCGCGTGCCGGACGTTCCGGGCAAGCCATCACTATGGTCAGTCAGTATGACATTGAATTGTATCAGCGTATCGAACATTTGCTGGGCAAACAGTTGCCTCTGTACAAATGCGAGGAGGATGAGGTAATGGCTCTGCAGGAGCGTGTGGCGGAAGCACAACGTACAGCGAAACTGGAGCTCAAGGATCTGGAGGATAGCAAGGGCTACAAGGGTGGCAAAGGCGGTGGCACTAAGCGTTCGGCTGCTGGAGGGGACCACGATGATTCGGAACAGTTTACGGGTGCGCGCAAGCGCATGAAACCCATGGGCAAGGGTGGgaataacaaaaagaattgGAATCGTGGCAAAAAGCGCAATTAA
- the LOC132796641 gene encoding uncharacterized protein LOC132796641, giving the protein MTKLNMNTEIWNSSKMGGTGGALKALTKNLANQLNLNRTDMKRVVARVISERHGQGDVGDYNGHMFYVRPERIDLTEQITHSKEAFDEMINQKKMKLKQNQNQNLNLNLKKSCSNQLPSSRSQSRVKNKNNNNNNNKKLKQKKPEQRSVNNPAEIVMILSKSKLKQRLSPKPKAAAAAAAAATSSKPVAAAPTPARTPVAATIVSAAPSAGQKSGNKLATKPKTKPETRSPSRSPRRRLMLDTTTQRQQQQQPQPAKPGKVQRLNAGKVMRQEQPKLKPKLKPLPQVAPQAQPQPLPLRDSKSQTAAQPKRVLKKRKSLKQLPQQAKGRIMQKKVWLEPWQNPKRLAPKRLKAGGIATTRGGGGGGGATGRAAHCNVALAWRHPYQFQGGAGATQRHNIDHGVKLSARSRLKPRINRGRNQMRTRTSLKEQRLKNLRSQLQLAKQLEAEEAIDDPERLEAGTILDYGLPATRTRSNIFVKRGKQLRRYKLSPRLEQLARPVIHGKPNPQATTATATATTTTTSRHHLPVRKPKKPRSHRRRRQRRVVVDSSLGSIAGLKGSSRSGLTPAKRHLTLAFMNKDGGRSPRRSRSAMWR; this is encoded by the coding sequence ATGACAAAATTGAATATGAACACCGAAATATGGAACTCATCGAAAATGGGCGGCACTGGCGGCGCATTGAAAGCGTTGACCAAGAATCTGGCGAATCAATTGAATCTCAATCGCACCGATATGAAGCGAGTTGTGGCCCGTGTGATATCCGAGCGACATGGACAGGGCGATGTGGGTGATTACAATGGACATATGTTCTATGTGCGGCCCGAGCGAATCGATTTGACCGAGCAGATCACACACTCGAAGGAAGCCTTCGATGAGATGATCaatcaaaagaaaatgaaattgaaacagaatcagaatcagaatctgaatctgaatctgaagaAATCGTGCAGCAATCAATTGCCCAGCTCGCGTTCGCAGTCTCGCGtgaagaacaagaacaacaacaacaacaacaacaagaagctgAAGCAAAAGAAACCGGAACAACGGAGTGTCAACAATCCAGCCGAGATTGTCATGATACTATCCAAGTCGAAGTTAAAGCAGCGCCTGAGCCCCAAgccaaaggcagcagcagcagcagcagcagctgcaaccaGTTCAAAGCCGGTAGCAGCAGCTCCCACTCCGGCTCGCACTCCAGTTGCAGCCACAATTGTATCAGCTGCTCCCTCAGCTGGTCAAAAGTCCGGCAACAAACTAGCGACAAAGCCGAAAACAAAGCCAGAGACAAGAAGTCCTAGTCGTAGTCCTAGACGCAGACTGATGCTggacacaacaacacaacgacagcaacagcaacagccacagccagcAAAGCCAGGCAAAGTGCAGCGACTGAATGCAGGCAAAGTGATGCGGCAGGAGCAACCCAAGCTGAAGCCCAAGCTTAAGCCCTTGCCACAAGTGGCACCCCAAGCGCAGCCACAACCGCTGCCACTGCGCGACTCGAAGTCGCAGACAGCTGCGCAGCCAAAGCGAGTGCTGAAGAAGCGCAAGAGTCTGAagcagctgccgcagcagGCGAAGGGCAGAATAATGCAAAAGAAAGTGTGGCTGGAGCCGTGGCAGAATCCCAAGCGTCTGGCACCGAAACGCCTCAAGGCGGGCGGAATTGCAACAAccagaggaggaggaggaggaggaggagcaacagGCAGAGCAGCGCATTGCAATGTGGCCTTGGCCTGGCGTCATCCATATCAGTTTCAAGGCGGCGCTGGCGCCACACAGCGTCACAATATTGATCACGGCGTCAAGTTGAGCGCCAGATCGAGGCTGAAGCCGCGCATCAATCGAGGCAGAAATCAAATGCGAACACGAACATCGCTCAAGGAGCAGCGCTTGAAGAATCTGCGCTCTCAGCTGCAGTTGGCCAAGCAACTGGAGGCCGAGGAGGCCATCGATGATCCGGAACGTCTTGAAGCAGGCACTATTCTGGACTACGGGCTGCCGGCAACACGAACGCGAAGCAACATCTTCGTAAAGCGTGGCAAGCAACTGCGACGCTACAAGCTGAGTCCGCGCTTGGAGCAACTCGCCCGACCCGTCATCCATGGCAAACCCAATCCACAGGCCacgacagcgacagctacagcgacaacgacaacgacatcgcGACATCATTTGCCAGTGCGCAAACCGAAGAAGCCGAGATcgcatcgtcgtcgtcgtcaacgACGCGTTGTCGTCGACAGCAGTCTGGGCAGCATTGCCGGACTGAAGGGATCCTCACGCTCTGGCCTGACGCCGGCCAAGCGCCATTTGACGCTGGCCTTCATGAACAAGGACGGAGGACGCAGTCCACGACGATCGCGCAGTGCCATGTGGCGATAG